In Marinobacter sp. LQ44, the following are encoded in one genomic region:
- a CDS encoding DUF3299 domain-containing protein, producing the protein MFDTLQTRNLLARLGPMILLMVSSIALAEPREIDWLELMPAEDLALLESMPEIEHEGDGPALLPDEIMTGRVVPEMGNVEGRVPGFVVPLKVTNDMRILEFFLVPYYGACIHVPPPPPNQIIHVKYEEGFTLRALYDPVWIEGELVIERTENDLGTSSYSLVATSVKPYSE; encoded by the coding sequence ATGTTCGATACCTTGCAAACCCGGAACCTGCTTGCGCGGCTTGGACCGATGATACTGCTGATGGTTTCATCCATTGCCCTGGCAGAGCCGCGGGAGATCGACTGGCTGGAACTGATGCCGGCCGAGGATCTGGCGTTGCTGGAGAGTATGCCGGAAATTGAACACGAAGGAGACGGCCCCGCCCTGTTGCCGGATGAAATCATGACCGGCCGGGTTGTTCCGGAGATGGGTAACGTTGAAGGCCGGGTTCCGGGTTTTGTCGTGCCCCTGAAAGTCACCAACGACATGCGTATCCTCGAGTTCTTCCTGGTCCCCTACTACGGCGCCTGCATTCATGTGCCTCCGCCACCACCGAACCAGATTATTCACGTCAAATATGAAGAAGGATTCACGCTCCGGGCTTTGTATGACCCGGTGTGGATAGAAGGCGAATTGGTCATCGAACGTACCGAGAATGATCTCGGTACGTCCTCCTACTCGCTGGTAGCGACGTCGGTCAAACCCTACAGCGAGTAG
- the tatC gene encoding twin-arginine translocase subunit TatC encodes MSDPGSNPIPPEQQEMPLIEHLLELRNRLLKMVLAVIVCFAFIYPFANDLYLWLSLPLRELLPVGQTMIATDITSPFFAPLKLALVLAVFAAIPVILYQLWSFVAPGLYAHEKRLAFPLLFTSVILFYAGAAFAYYVVFPLVFGFFTAIGPEGIIELPDISSYLNFVLKMFFAFGVAFEIPIATVLLILTGATTPQDLAAKRPYVVVACFIIGMLLTPPDIISQTLLAVPMWILFEFGILFGRLAYRRVDDASEGESDSA; translated from the coding sequence ATGAGCGACCCAGGCAGTAACCCGATACCTCCTGAACAACAGGAGATGCCCCTGATCGAGCACCTGCTCGAATTGCGCAACCGGCTCCTGAAAATGGTGCTGGCCGTGATTGTGTGTTTTGCCTTTATCTACCCGTTCGCCAACGACCTTTACCTCTGGCTGTCGTTACCACTGCGCGAGCTGCTACCGGTGGGCCAGACCATGATCGCCACCGACATCACCTCGCCTTTCTTTGCGCCCCTGAAACTGGCCCTGGTGCTGGCGGTATTTGCCGCCATCCCGGTGATCCTGTATCAGCTATGGAGCTTCGTAGCGCCGGGCCTGTATGCCCATGAAAAACGCCTGGCGTTTCCCCTGCTGTTTACCTCAGTCATCTTGTTCTATGCCGGCGCGGCCTTTGCCTATTACGTGGTATTCCCTCTGGTCTTCGGATTCTTTACCGCCATTGGGCCCGAGGGCATTATCGAGCTGCCTGACATCAGCAGTTACCTGAACTTCGTTCTGAAAATGTTCTTTGCCTTCGGCGTGGCCTTCGAGATTCCCATTGCCACCGTACTCCTGATCCTCACAGGTGCCACTACACCCCAGGATCTGGCCGCAAAACGCCCCTACGTGGTGGTGGCCTGCTTTATCATCGGCATGCTGCTGACCCCGCCCGACATTATTTCCCAGACCCTGCTGGCGGTGCCCATGTGGATTCTGTTCGAATTCGGCATCCTGTTCGGGCGCCTGGCATACCGACGTGTCGATGACGCCTCTGAGGGCGAGTCCGACTCCGCATGA
- a CDS encoding FAD-dependent monooxygenase: MTSDSGNSQMDILIVGGGMIGSALALGLSRQGWQVGLIEGATVAELVAPAAPATDVNDFEPRVSAISLASQRLLAELGAWQRVQDSRHCGYRQMTVWDGDGTGRIHFDAAELHASSLGTIVENRNIVRALFEELADSGVTLFDGVRVKAWHGRDGVELEDGRRLNARLVVGADGALSRLRQWSGLATREWDYDQQAIVCTVRTSQSHRYTAWQRFSPTGPLAFLPLLNEAGDDHFCSIVWSQDTLEAKRLMALDTEAFRQALGVAIEQQLGEVLEVSGRFAFPLRQRHAKDYVTDGLALVGDAAHTIHPLAGQGANLGYGDVRALLEELARAKARNLAPDDALVLARYQRRRKGENLTMMAAMEGFKQLFARDELPVRWLRNTGMRWLNQLPVLKNRVAAEAMGITE, encoded by the coding sequence ATGACCAGTGATTCCGGCAATTCGCAGATGGATATCCTAATTGTGGGTGGAGGCATGATTGGCTCAGCACTGGCCCTGGGGCTGTCCCGCCAGGGTTGGCAGGTCGGGTTGATTGAAGGTGCCACGGTAGCAGAGCTGGTCGCACCGGCGGCCCCGGCAACGGATGTGAACGACTTTGAGCCCAGAGTCAGCGCTATCTCCCTGGCCAGCCAGCGCCTGCTGGCTGAACTGGGCGCCTGGCAGCGGGTCCAGGACAGTCGCCACTGTGGCTACCGCCAGATGACGGTGTGGGATGGTGACGGCACCGGGCGTATCCATTTTGATGCAGCGGAGCTGCACGCCAGTTCACTGGGCACCATTGTTGAGAACCGGAACATTGTGCGCGCGCTGTTTGAAGAGCTGGCCGACAGTGGCGTTACCCTGTTTGACGGCGTCCGGGTGAAGGCCTGGCATGGCCGTGACGGTGTCGAGCTGGAAGATGGTCGGCGCCTGAATGCCCGCCTTGTGGTCGGAGCCGACGGCGCCTTGTCTCGCTTGCGGCAATGGAGCGGCCTGGCGACGCGGGAATGGGATTACGACCAGCAGGCTATTGTGTGCACGGTCCGCACCAGCCAGTCGCACCGCTATACTGCTTGGCAGCGCTTTTCGCCAACCGGGCCGTTGGCCTTTTTGCCGCTACTGAACGAAGCCGGCGATGACCATTTCTGCTCGATTGTCTGGTCTCAGGATACGCTGGAAGCCAAACGCCTGATGGCGCTGGACACCGAGGCGTTTCGGCAGGCGTTGGGCGTTGCCATTGAGCAGCAACTGGGTGAGGTACTGGAGGTTTCCGGGCGTTTTGCCTTCCCGCTGCGCCAGCGCCACGCCAAGGACTATGTTACCGACGGCCTGGCACTGGTAGGGGATGCCGCCCACACCATTCACCCGCTGGCAGGCCAGGGTGCCAACCTGGGCTATGGCGATGTGCGGGCCCTGCTGGAAGAGTTGGCTCGGGCAAAAGCCCGCAACCTGGCCCCGGACGATGCCCTGGTGCTGGCCCGCTATCAGCGGCGCCGGAAAGGGGAAAATCTCACCATGATGGCGGCGATGGAAGGTTTCAAGCAGCTGTTTGCCCGGGACGAGCTGCCGGTTCGCTGGTTACGGAATACCGGTATGCGCTGGCTTAACCAGTTGCCCGTGCTGAAGAATCGGGTGGCGGCAGAAGCCATGGGTATCACTGAATAA
- a CDS encoding 16S rRNA (uracil(1498)-N(3))-methyltransferase yields the protein MNLALLFDEDFTGTDRVLLRGRRLEHLRTVLKASTGHQIPVGRANGAMGTGEILTLTDSEAELKVTLSQRPPQPLPLTLILAMPRPKMFRRVLQTCSSLGVKDIWLINSYKVEKSFWQTPWLSDDNLKENLTLGLEQAKDTVMPQVHIRKLFKPFVEDELPALLANKIALVAHPGTTAPCPVHLNEPAALCIGPEGGFTDYEVGKLEEAGCQGVHLGPRILRVETAVPVLISRLFDACS from the coding sequence ATGAATCTGGCGCTGCTGTTCGACGAAGACTTCACCGGCACAGACCGGGTGCTGCTCCGCGGTCGCCGCCTTGAACACCTGAGGACCGTACTCAAAGCCAGTACCGGCCACCAGATTCCGGTCGGCCGGGCCAACGGCGCCATGGGCACCGGTGAGATTCTGACCCTGACAGACTCCGAAGCGGAGCTGAAAGTAACGCTCAGCCAACGCCCACCACAGCCCCTGCCACTGACCCTGATCCTGGCCATGCCACGGCCAAAGATGTTCCGCCGCGTGCTGCAGACCTGCTCGTCACTGGGGGTGAAAGATATCTGGCTGATTAACAGCTACAAGGTGGAAAAAAGCTTCTGGCAAACTCCGTGGCTGTCAGACGACAACCTGAAGGAAAACCTGACACTGGGCCTTGAGCAGGCTAAAGATACGGTGATGCCACAGGTGCATATCCGCAAGCTGTTCAAACCCTTTGTGGAAGACGAACTACCGGCCCTGCTGGCAAATAAAATCGCACTGGTGGCGCATCCCGGCACCACCGCACCCTGCCCCGTTCACCTGAACGAGCCGGCAGCCTTGTGCATCGGCCCTGAGGGTGGTTTTACCGATTATGAAGTGGGCAAACTGGAAGAGGCCGGGTGCCAGGGTGTGCATCTGGGGCCCCGCATTCTGCGGGTGGAAACGGCCGTGCCAGTGCTGATCAGCCGGCTGTTTGACGCCTGCAGCTGA
- a CDS encoding UPF0149 family protein, producing the protein MSDTDSTGAARAAEFERWANVYTSHKAFSHPSELHGALCGRLAAGSRIQEDEWLAMVCEQMGLGTQAMEESGDLAPFMNGAYQTALAQLQSSDLSFHPLLPDDDYALDQRLEALVAWVRGFLEGMALAAGASLGQAPDEIRELIEDMVAISQLSEDEESDEESEQQLLEITEYIRLGALAVFTEFNEPEKPANTPTLH; encoded by the coding sequence ATGTCTGACACCGATAGCACAGGTGCTGCCCGCGCCGCTGAATTTGAACGCTGGGCCAATGTTTACACCTCACACAAGGCGTTCAGCCACCCCTCTGAGCTGCATGGTGCGTTGTGTGGTCGATTGGCGGCGGGTTCCCGTATTCAGGAAGACGAATGGCTGGCCATGGTTTGTGAACAGATGGGGCTTGGCACCCAGGCCATGGAAGAGTCAGGAGATCTGGCGCCATTTATGAACGGTGCCTACCAGACGGCGCTCGCGCAGTTGCAGTCGTCAGACCTCAGTTTTCACCCGTTACTGCCGGATGATGATTACGCCCTTGATCAGCGCCTTGAGGCACTGGTGGCCTGGGTTCGGGGTTTCCTGGAAGGCATGGCACTGGCAGCCGGAGCATCCCTGGGGCAGGCCCCGGATGAGATTCGCGAGCTGATTGAAGACATGGTGGCCATCAGCCAGTTGTCGGAAGATGAAGAATCGGATGAAGAAAGCGAGCAGCAGTTGCTGGAGATTACCGAATACATCCGGCTGGGTGCGCTGGCAGTGTTTACCGAGTTCAACGAACCGGAAAAACCGGCCAACACCCCGACCCTGCATTGA
- the ubiH gene encoding 2-octaprenyl-6-methoxyphenyl hydroxylase, with the protein MTDTRTDTDLIIAGGGLAGATLALALARVVPELRVTVVETFPLSPDALPEDYQPSYDARSTALAWGSRLIFENLGLWQVLAEHATPIHHIHVSDRGRFGATRLHAQDHGQAALGYVADNRWMGLSLMRALLDTPVSWQAPAEVTGMTPMPGGVRVEIRKGDEQYSLTGQCLVVADGGRSGLREQLGFVTRTEDYGQNALIANVSTSDAHGFTAFERFTEAGPMALLPHGSPVTAENQSALVWTLTDSALEQVLALSDDQRCQALQERFGWRLGRFTRIGECHHYPLKLTTVDEAVRPGVALVGNAAHALHPVAGQGFNLALRGLMTLVEQFLRAVDEGTPLGDLSILGEYQRLHRQDWQQTVQFSDSLIRVFGQSLPPLAAARDAGLVGLDLVPGAKRWFARKAMGTGGRKPVVSRADCSKEPARNDQ; encoded by the coding sequence GTGACAGACACCCGCACCGATACCGATCTGATCATTGCCGGTGGCGGCCTGGCCGGGGCCACTCTGGCGCTGGCGCTGGCGCGCGTGGTGCCGGAGTTACGGGTAACGGTAGTTGAAACCTTTCCACTGTCGCCGGATGCCTTGCCCGAAGACTACCAGCCCAGTTACGACGCACGCTCCACGGCGTTGGCCTGGGGCTCGCGGCTGATCTTCGAAAACCTTGGGCTGTGGCAGGTACTGGCGGAACATGCCACGCCAATCCACCACATCCACGTGTCGGACCGGGGGCGATTTGGCGCAACCCGTTTGCATGCGCAGGATCATGGTCAGGCCGCCCTGGGCTATGTTGCCGATAACCGCTGGATGGGCCTGAGCCTGATGCGGGCGCTGCTGGACACCCCCGTGAGCTGGCAGGCGCCGGCGGAAGTCACCGGTATGACGCCGATGCCTGGTGGTGTTCGTGTCGAGATTCGCAAGGGTGACGAGCAATACAGTCTGACCGGGCAGTGCCTGGTGGTGGCTGATGGCGGCCGCTCTGGCCTGCGGGAACAGCTGGGGTTTGTGACCCGCACCGAAGACTACGGTCAGAACGCCCTGATTGCCAACGTCTCTACCAGTGACGCACACGGGTTTACCGCTTTTGAACGCTTCACCGAGGCGGGCCCTATGGCCTTGCTGCCCCATGGCTCGCCGGTGACGGCGGAAAACCAGTCCGCCCTGGTGTGGACCCTCACCGACAGTGCGCTGGAGCAGGTGCTGGCACTGTCCGATGACCAGCGATGCCAGGCCTTGCAGGAACGCTTTGGCTGGCGCCTGGGGCGCTTTACCCGGATAGGCGAGTGCCATCACTACCCGCTGAAACTGACCACGGTGGATGAGGCCGTGCGCCCGGGCGTTGCCCTGGTGGGTAACGCGGCCCACGCGCTGCACCCGGTCGCCGGGCAGGGGTTTAACCTGGCCCTGCGTGGGCTGATGACCCTGGTGGAGCAGTTCCTGCGGGCGGTGGACGAAGGCACGCCTTTGGGCGATCTGTCGATTCTGGGAGAGTACCAGCGCCTGCACCGGCAGGACTGGCAGCAAACCGTGCAGTTTTCGGATTCCCTGATTCGTGTGTTCGGGCAATCATTGCCACCTCTGGCGGCAGCCCGGGACGCGGGCCTGGTAGGCCTGGATCTGGTGCCCGGCGCCAAGCGCTGGTTTGCCCGCAAAGCCATGGGCACCGGTGGCCGTAAACCCGTTGTTTCCCGTGCCGATTGTTCGAAGGAGCCTGCCCGCAATGACCAGTGA
- the pepP gene encoding Xaa-Pro aminopeptidase: protein MTSMISVKEFAERRRKLMDRMAPDSIAILPAAPERVRNRDVLHPFRQDSDFQYLTGFGEPEAVLALIPGREHGETVLFCKERNPEKELWDGFLVGPEGAIERFGMDDAFPISDIDDILPGMIEGRSRVYYPLGKDHAFDNRVMDWVKVIRSKVRAGAHPPGEFVALEHLLHDMRLYKSAAEVKVMAKAGQISAEAHCRAMKRARRGGYEYNLEAELIHTFMEHGARSTAYPSIVGGGANGCILHYIENSSPLKEGDLVLIDAGCELECYASDITRTFPVSGRFSSEQKALYEVVLAAQYAAIDAVRPGNHWNHPHEAALKVLTQGLIDLGLLSGSLDDAIASEAYKPFFMHRTGHWLGLDVHDVGDYKVGDAWRELEPGMALTVEPGLYIAPDNANVDAKWRGIGIRIEDDVVVTKEGCRVLTGDVPKTIAEIEALMAD, encoded by the coding sequence ATGACCTCAATGATTTCCGTTAAAGAGTTTGCTGAGCGCCGGCGCAAGTTGATGGACCGGATGGCGCCAGACAGCATCGCGATTCTGCCGGCGGCCCCGGAACGGGTCAGAAACCGGGATGTGTTGCATCCGTTCCGCCAGGACAGCGATTTCCAGTATCTGACTGGCTTCGGTGAGCCCGAAGCCGTGCTGGCTCTGATTCCCGGCCGTGAGCACGGTGAAACCGTGCTGTTTTGCAAAGAGCGGAACCCGGAGAAAGAACTGTGGGACGGTTTCCTGGTGGGGCCGGAGGGCGCCATTGAGCGCTTCGGTATGGACGATGCCTTTCCGATTTCCGACATCGACGACATCCTGCCCGGAATGATTGAAGGCCGCAGCCGGGTCTATTACCCGCTGGGCAAGGATCACGCCTTCGATAACCGGGTGATGGACTGGGTCAAGGTTATCCGCAGCAAGGTGCGCGCAGGCGCCCATCCTCCCGGCGAGTTCGTGGCCCTGGAACACCTGCTGCATGACATGCGGTTGTACAAAAGCGCCGCTGAAGTGAAAGTGATGGCCAAGGCCGGACAGATCAGCGCCGAAGCCCATTGCCGTGCCATGAAGCGGGCACGCCGGGGCGGTTACGAATACAACCTGGAAGCCGAGCTGATCCATACCTTCATGGAACACGGTGCCCGTTCAACGGCGTATCCTTCCATCGTGGGTGGCGGTGCCAACGGTTGCATCCTGCATTACATCGAAAACAGCTCGCCCCTGAAAGAGGGCGATCTGGTGTTGATTGATGCCGGCTGCGAGCTGGAATGCTACGCCTCGGATATCACCCGTACCTTCCCGGTCAGCGGCCGTTTCAGTTCGGAGCAGAAAGCCCTGTACGAAGTGGTGCTGGCGGCCCAGTACGCGGCAATTGACGCCGTGCGGCCAGGCAATCACTGGAACCATCCTCACGAGGCGGCACTGAAAGTGCTTACCCAGGGGTTGATTGACCTGGGGCTGCTCTCTGGTTCGCTCGATGACGCCATCGCCAGCGAGGCCTACAAGCCCTTCTTTATGCACCGGACCGGTCACTGGTTGGGCCTGGATGTGCACGATGTGGGCGACTATAAGGTGGGTGATGCCTGGCGCGAACTGGAACCGGGCATGGCGTTGACGGTGGAGCCCGGGCTTTACATCGCGCCGGACAATGCCAATGTAGACGCCAAATGGCGAGGCATTGGCATTCGCATTGAAGACGATGTGGTGGTCACCAAGGAAGGTTGCCGGGTTCTCACTGGCGATGTTCCGAAGACCATTGCCGAGATTGAAGCGCTGATGGCGGACTGA
- a CDS encoding ZrgA family zinc uptake protein, with protein sequence MFYPRASARFATLLLSLSLAAWPVLASDNPGAHQHGHADLQMAIDNERVDLLLLSPAYNLIGFEHKPRTDEQQQRVNDTEQWASETAMINTVAGNCTLVSSAMHVGWSEAKGDGHKHDNGHTHSHSHSHNHDHDHDHDSGHADIEVTQTLNCPNLSESAQFETGLMARFPELQHLNVQWVGPLGQGATRLSPGNIQFRLTR encoded by the coding sequence ATGTTTTACCCACGCGCATCCGCACGTTTTGCAACCCTGCTGCTATCACTCAGCCTGGCCGCATGGCCGGTTCTAGCCTCCGACAACCCGGGCGCACACCAGCATGGGCACGCCGATCTGCAAATGGCGATTGATAACGAGCGCGTAGATCTGCTGCTTCTGTCACCCGCCTACAACCTGATCGGCTTCGAGCACAAGCCCCGCACTGATGAACAGCAACAACGGGTGAACGACACCGAACAATGGGCCAGTGAAACTGCCATGATCAATACCGTGGCGGGCAACTGCACCCTGGTCTCCAGCGCCATGCACGTGGGCTGGAGTGAAGCGAAAGGCGACGGCCACAAGCATGACAATGGTCACACCCATAGCCATAGCCATAGTCACAATCATGACCACGACCATGACCACGACTCCGGTCACGCAGACATCGAAGTTACCCAGACGCTCAACTGCCCGAATCTATCGGAGTCCGCTCAGTTCGAAACCGGCCTGATGGCCCGCTTCCCTGAACTCCAACACCTGAACGTGCAGTGGGTCGGCCCACTGGGACAAGGCGCCACACGTCTGTCACCGGGTAACATCCAGTTCCGGCTGACCCGGTAG
- a CDS encoding ATP-binding cassette domain-containing protein gives MSTETVRNQSGSSIPEPAIVTRQLAFRWPGQTTATAFPDIRLVQGEHLFLHGPSGTGKSTLLGLLAGMLAPESGTIELLGQPVSRLKAGTRDRFRANHMGVIFQQFNLVPYLSALANVTLPCRLSAVRRTRTSPDPETSAADLLRQLAIPDDHWHKGVTELSVGQQQRVAAARALIGAPEIILADEPTSALDADNRDRFLDLLLALAEQRRSSVIFVSHDRALASHFHHQVALGATP, from the coding sequence ATGAGCACCGAGACAGTAAGAAACCAATCCGGTTCCAGTATACCGGAACCTGCGATCGTGACACGCCAACTGGCCTTTCGATGGCCCGGCCAGACAACCGCCACGGCCTTTCCCGATATCCGGCTTGTCCAGGGAGAGCATCTGTTCCTGCATGGCCCCAGCGGCACCGGCAAGAGTACTCTGCTGGGATTACTGGCGGGTATGCTGGCCCCGGAGTCTGGCACCATCGAACTTCTGGGGCAGCCGGTGTCCAGGCTGAAGGCCGGCACTCGCGACCGGTTCCGGGCAAATCACATGGGCGTGATCTTCCAGCAGTTCAACCTGGTGCCTTACCTGAGCGCGCTGGCCAACGTGACCCTGCCCTGCCGCCTGTCTGCGGTGCGCCGCACCCGCACCAGCCCAGACCCCGAGACATCGGCAGCGGACCTGCTCAGGCAGTTGGCGATCCCGGACGACCACTGGCACAAAGGCGTGACCGAACTCTCCGTTGGCCAGCAACAGCGGGTGGCGGCTGCCCGGGCACTGATTGGCGCGCCGGAAATCATCCTGGCTGATGAGCCAACCTCGGCACTGGATGCAGACAACCGGGACCGTTTTCTGGACCTGCTACTGGCGTTGGCTGAACAGCGGCGCAGCTCGGTTATCTTTGTCAGCCATGACCGCGCGCTGGCCAGCCACTTCCATCACCAAGTGGCTTTGGGAGCGACCCCATGA